In Hamadaea flava, a genomic segment contains:
- a CDS encoding macro domain-containing protein, giving the protein MTNEQDKPQVRVVLTDINAKVVQAWRSAFADNPEVEIVSGSIMNQAVDAWVSPTNSHGRMDGGVDAVIKQHLGAGIQLRVQRAIRAQFGTSMPVGSAVCVRSGAAEPQFLISTPTMVRSAEDVSAKLNVAFACAAAFQAIHMQNAAEPGSIGSVALVGLGAATGRVPAQVCANLMWTGYTLFNDFRFPTYDDLRTTIKAQLGDIDRRPETERARIQPPARR; this is encoded by the coding sequence ATGACCAATGAGCAAGATAAGCCGCAGGTGCGAGTGGTCCTCACCGACATCAACGCCAAAGTCGTGCAGGCATGGCGCTCGGCGTTCGCCGACAACCCGGAAGTCGAGATCGTCTCCGGATCGATCATGAATCAGGCCGTCGACGCCTGGGTCAGCCCCACCAACTCGCACGGGCGGATGGACGGCGGTGTTGACGCGGTCATCAAGCAGCACCTCGGCGCCGGGATCCAATTGCGGGTGCAGCGGGCGATCCGGGCACAGTTCGGCACCTCGATGCCGGTGGGAAGCGCAGTGTGCGTCCGGTCCGGTGCAGCCGAACCCCAGTTCCTGATCTCGACGCCAACCATGGTGCGCTCCGCTGAGGACGTCAGCGCGAAGTTGAACGTAGCGTTCGCCTGCGCCGCCGCGTTCCAGGCGATCCACATGCAAAACGCGGCGGAGCCGGGGAGCATCGGCTCAGTGGCACTGGTCGGCCTGGGCGCGGCGACCGGCCGGGTCCCGGCCCAGGTCTGCGCCAACCTGATGTGGACCGGCTACACGCTCTTCAACGATTTCCGCTTCCCGACCTACGACGACCTCCGGACGACGATCAAGGCCCAGCTCGGCGACATCGACCGCCGCCCCGAGACCGAGCGCGCCCGCATCCAACCCCCGGCCCGCCGCTGA